TGTGAGGAAATGGGGTCCCTTTTCACcacacaaaacacagcacacCAGTGCTGTGGGGTGACCTCACTGATGACACCCCATCTCCACAAAGCTATGGTCACGTCTTCAACCCATCCTGACATAAACCATCAAGATCAATATTATACTTCTAATACTCACACTTGAAAGATGCTGCCAAGGTCAGGTGGACACAGCCTCAAGAGAAGGATGTGGAATTGCAGAATCACACAGAGGAAAGCCAGCACCaagacagagaaggaaagagcaGCTCCCTAACTGTCCATTAGTAATTACTACTTTTTGCTAATAGGAACACCATATTACATTTACAGGATATAAGTTATGAAACTCTTTGGCTTGAATGCAGAATAAACGAATTGATGTCACACACCaggctggaaaaaaaggaatgggCCCACATTTGTTGTTGGCTATTGGATTTCTAAATGAGATCAAGAAATATGCTTTAAATGATAGCATAGCTTGTTGGAtaaaatttagaaaacaaaatggaCAATAACATGGGAACAAACGCAGCCTGAACAGCCTCTACTTTCCAAGATCCTCTCTCAATCCCATTCAAGACACAAGAGCAAGAGCCCACATTCATCCATCAGGAGGAATTCCCAGGCACTGGCACCTTGCCCAATAATTGCAGAGTGACCTCCCCAGGACATCAGCAGCTTCTTCAGCATTCCTGGGTGGAACACTAAGACTGATGGACATCCTGTGGCACAAAACAGAGTACCAGTCTTCACAAGGCACCCACAAACCACAGCGCACAAGGCCCACGGATGACATTGCACCTCTGCTGGTCTCTGCTTGTTCATTCAATATTCACATTCATTTACCCAACAATCAAATCTACCCAAAGATCAACTCCCACTCTAAAGCTGCCTCCAAGGTCAGATGGACAGGGCCACAAGGGCAGGATATGACACAGCAGAATTCTGTGATGGAAAACACTCTGCACCTCATGAGTCACCTGGCTGGGCCAGGTAAGAGTTGCAGCCTGCAAAATGCCCCAAGGCCATGGGACAAGGCTGTCACACCTCCCCAGGACCAGCATAAAAGCTGGCCCAGAACCTCTCTCCCTCACACACTTCTCCTCaagccttctcctcctgctcctgctgacaaCAAGGTGAGCCTCAATCCCCtgaccctcctgctcctgcaccttcACCCCTCTGTTCCAGCACACTCAGCCCTAGCCTCAGCAGCCTGCACACCTCCCCAAAGCCCCACAACAGCCTCCACACTCCCTCAAGCTCAGGAATCACTGCCCCTCACACCCCCACACCCCTGCCCTCCATCACCCTTCTCTCTTCCAGGAACCCTCCACACCACACCCATGGCCTGCTACAACCGCTGCAGTCCCTGCGGACCCACCCCGCTGGCCAACAGCTGCAacgagccctgtgccctgcaatgcCAGGATTCCCACGTCATCATCAACCCTTCCCCTGTGCAggtcaccctgccaggacccatcatgacctccttcccccagaacacCGCCGTCGGATCCACCTCCTCGGCTGCCGTGGGCACTGAGCTCagtgtgcagggacagcccatctCTGGTGGATTTGGCTATGGCCTTGGCTACGGCCTTGGCTATGGCCATGGATTTGGCTACGGGCTGGGAGGCCTGGACTGCTATGGCAGAAGGGGCTATGGCTACAACTGCTAATGGGCCAGCCTCAGCACCACCCCTGACACCAACCACCCACTCCCTGGATCACATCCCAGGCAATGGAGATACATTTCTGGGCAAAGGTTGTGAAAGGGGCTCAGcatttccagctcctgctctcagggCACCAAGCAAGGCAGTAGCCAAGgggccagcccaggctgcctgcAAACATGGCCCATCTGCCAtctgctcttctcctgctccctgctctgcatcGCGTCTTCAGCTCTGTCCAGTCCCCTCTGGACAAACCCCTTCTCCCAAGCCAGAGACCATTGGGCACCTGTGGTGTGCTCCTTCCACTGTGGGGCAGGAAGGCCTTGGTGCTCTGGCCAAACCACCTGTAAGTAAAGCAGCTTGGTTGATGGTCACCCTCCCTGCACTCCCTATTTGCCCTTCTCTTTCCCAATGGATGCTCACGACCTTCCACTGTTCTTTCAgctcaataaaattctcttGCATTACAGCCTCAGATGTCTCCTTTCCTTCACTGACACACACTAGCACACTTTGCCTTT
This Haemorhous mexicanus isolate bHaeMex1 chromosome 1, bHaeMex1.pri, whole genome shotgun sequence DNA region includes the following protein-coding sequences:
- the LOC132338591 gene encoding feather beta keratin-like; its protein translation is MACYNRCSPCGPTPLANSCNEPCALQCQDSHVIINPSPVQVTLPGPIMTSFPQNTAVGSTSSAAVGTELSVQGQPISGGFGYGLGYGLGYGHGFGYGLGGLDCYGRRGYGYNC